The genomic DNA GAACCAGCTCCGGGAGGTTCTCACCAATTTTTGTCATTTCGACACCCGTTTCAGTCCGGAAATCCGCACAGAGGCGGGCTATCGCCCACTCCCTGGCGGTAATATACGTTCGGTCTCTGAGGAACTCGTTTGCGCGGTCGTAGGTCGCTCCGTCAATTTTCGAAAAGCGGGTGTACTCCTGTACGTCCTTAGGGACATCCTCAGCGGGGTCGGCCTCGGTGCCGGCGCTGTCAGACTGCTCTCCGTCGGGCCCGTCCTCAGTCGGCGCTTCGGCGTCGGCTCCGAGGGCATCGTCGTCGGGTGCCGTCCGGGCGTCGTCGTCCATACTATCTGATAGCGGGGGCCGCCGGAAAAAGCGTGTCGGGGGCGCGACCGCAGGCGGGAGGCTTTTGCTCTCGCGGCGTAAGGGTCCGGTATGAAAGTGCTGCTCGGCATCGGTGGAAGCGACGACTCCCTTCTGGCCCTCGAAAAGGCCGTCGACCGGGCGCGGGAGGCGGGCGACGAACTGACAATCGCAATCGTCGAAAACCCCGACTCCGACCGGTCGCCTGAATCGATTCGGGACCGAGTGAAGTCGGTGCTCGACGAGTCCGGCTTCGACGCGGAGGTGCGGATGGTCTCCGGTCACCCGGGAAGCCAACTCCTCGAGTTGGCAGAGCGGGAGGACTTTGACCGCATCGCGTTGGGCGGCGGCGAGACGAGCCCGCTCGGGAAGGTACAGCTCGGCTCCATTGCCGAGTTCGTTCTGCTAAACGCACGAACTACGGTGACACTCATACGATGACACGAGAGTATCCGACCGAAATCGCCGGGCCATACGAGGCCCCGCCGCGCGAGACCGAGGACCGCGACGAGCGCCGCATCGAGGTTCGGCGATACGACGACGAATTCGAACGCCTCATCGATATGTATCGGGCGTTCGACCCGGAGGACCGCGCACAGGGTATCCCGCCAGCCAACGAAAGCGCCATCCGAAACTGGCTCGAACAGCTGCTCGGTGACGATGACAACCCCGGCATCAACGTTATCGCATGGCACGACGACGAACCCATCGGCCACGCGATGCTCATTCCCGACCGGCACGGAGCCTACGAACTGGCGATTTTCGTCCTCCACGAGTATCAGGGGTCCGGCATCGGAACCGAACTCATCCAAGCGCTGCTCGGTGCCGGCCGTGAGGAAGGCGTTGAGCGGGTCTGGCTGACAGTCGAGCGCTGGAACACGCCTGCGACCGCACTCTACCGGAAGGTCGGCTTCGAGTCGACCGGCGACGGCGGCTTCGAAATCGAGATGGCCGCCCGACTCGTCGACGAGTGAACTACCCCACCCTGCTCGCGCTGACGCGCTCGCTGAGGGTGGGGCTTCCTGCTTCCACGACGCGCTTTGCAGACACCGAATGGGTGTCCGTAGGGAGCGCAGTCTCCACAGGCGTGCCTTCGGAGTGACCCACTCCTAGATCGGTGAGGCCGCGAAAAAGAATGTTCCACGCTGCGTTTGCGTCTCTGTCCGCCTCGAAGCCACAGGCAGGACAAGAGTGTTCACGGACCCACAGCGGTTTCTCGGTTTCGACGCCACACTGAGCACACTCTTTGGTGGTTCCTTCGGGTTCAACTTCCACGAAGTGCGTGCCTTCGCGCTCACACTTCGCTTCAAGCATATCGGTGAAGGTGTTCCACGCTGCCGACGCCGTGTTACGGCTGTTACGCGGCGACTCCAGCATGTCTTTCACGTCGAGGTCTTCGACGGCCACCAGTTCATACTCCCGAGCGTAGTAGTTCGAGAGTTTGTGCAGGAAATCACGCTGCTTGCGCTTGATTTGCAGGTGACACTCAGCCACTCTCCGTCGCTGGTTCTCCCAGTTGTTCGACCCATGCTCTTTACGCGAGAGCTTCCGCTGCTCTCGTTCAAGCCTGTCGCGTTCTTCCGAGAGGTCGAGTGATTCGACCGCTGTGCCGTCTGTATCGTGAGCATACTTCAGAATGCCCACGTCAATCCCGACCATCTCATCAATGTTAATATCCTCTAGCGGCGGCTTGGCTGGCGGTTCTGCGTCCATCTCCATGCCGAAAATGGCGAACCACTCGCCAGCCTTCTCTTTTTTGAGCGTGACTTGCTTGACAGTGGCGTCGTCAGGCAGTGGTCGGTGAAGTTCGATGGGGATATCTGCGAGTTTCGACAGCGACAACACGGTCTGACCACCCTTCTTGTCGAGTTCGAAGCCAGACTGGTTGTAGGTGAAACTGCGAAACTCGCGTGGGGACTTCCATCGAAGCTCTCCAACCTTGTAGCCCTGCTCTTTGAGTTGTCCGAGTGCTTTGATATTCTTGGCAATCCGCATGACGGTAGGCTGAAGCACTTTTGAGTAAATGTCGGTGAGTGCGTCCCACCAGTCTTTGAGGTCGGGAAGCTCGTCACGAATCGTGCGGACACGCTGTTTGACGGTGCCTTCGGATTCAGGAATCTGGCTGAAGCGGTACAGTGCGTGGTTGTAGAGTTGCCTACAGGTATCGCGGTGGTAGTCCAGCGTCTCACACTGACTTTCTGTCGGCTTGAGACGATACCTGTAGTTGTAGTTCATAGGTTATGAGTCGCGTTGTTCGATAAGTTCATCCAGTTGTTCTTGGACGAACGAGGAGAGATTCAAATGGTTCTCCTGAATCCATTCTTCTTGGTCTTCTCGGATGGTGATTGTCTTCCGTTTCACCGTATGCATACTATACGTTTAGTGATTAATATATGCTTGGGTTACGTGGGCCTGTGGGCCTGCAACAATCACAGTGTATGAAAAACGATGACGGCGGTGTATCCCCTTCCTACTGCGTCCTCAGAACGCGAAGCGCTCTGATGTGCGAACGAGACGCGGAGCGTCTCGTTAACGCTACTCGGCCTTCGGCCTGCGTTGCTCCTTGAGGAAGGGGGCTTACCGCCTGCATTCAGCTAAACGGACAGCACCGGCTGGGAAGCGTAGGCGATGACGTACTCGGCGGCCTTTTCGATGACCGCCTCCTCGTCGCCGGTGACCGGCTGTCGCGGCACAACGACGAAATCGACAGCCAACATCTCCGCCACATCGAGAATCACGCTCCCCGGGTGCTGTGAGAGCCGACAGGTCGAGAAGCCACAGGCTGAGGAGTGGTCGACCGGCACTGTTCCGGCGATGGCACGGACGCTCGCCATGATTTGCTCGCCGCGGGTCGCGATGTCGGTGGCGTCGACTGCGCCGGCCTCCATCTCCGCCGCGGCGTTTTCGCCGACGAGATATAAAGCGTGAACCCCCGCTCCGTATCGGTCGGCTATCTCGACGGCGTACTCGACGGCATCCATGGCCGTCTCGCTGCCGTCGACCGGCACCAGAACCGTATCGACATCCATGCAGGAACACTCACGAGCGGGCGACAAAAAGCTGTCTTCGACCCCGGCCGAAGGTCCCAACGATTTAAAAATTTCCTCGCTTCGGCTGCCCGATACGCTACCGGAGTATTTTGGCCGTCTCTGAGTAGTGTTCGGTAGGCCAATCCTGTGGGACGCTCGACGCTCTCCCGTCAGGTGGCACGAAACTAACCATGACTGGCTTACGTGACCTCTTCTTCTCGACTCTCGGAACCACTGGTGGAACGGAGACGACGGACGACGGCACCGATACACCGACCGACGATATCGACGTCCCTATCGACGAACAGAACGGCGACGAGACGACCCTCGGCGGTCGGCAGTCCGCCGACGAAGACCTCGATATCGCGGCGACAGCGCTTTTGGACACGCTGCCGCAGCCGGCGTTCATCGTCGACACGAACCATCGGGTTGCGGGCTGGAACCGCGAGATGGAGGTGCTAACCGGCATCGAGCGTGAGGCGGTGCTCGGTACCGACGACACCAGCGAGCTGTTTCGCGACGACCGGACCGAAACGCTCGCTGACGCGGTCATCAACGACCCGGACAACGCCGACGAGACGTTCGGCGCCGAGCGGAGCGGCCGCGACCAGCGGGCCTACGAGGTCGAACAGGAACTGGAAAACGCCGACGGCGAGACTCTGCACGTCCACTCCGTGGCGACTCCTATCTTCCAATCGGGGTCGCTACAGGGGGTCGTTCAGCTCCTGCAGGACAACACCGAGGTCATCCGTCGCCGCGAAGCGATGGCCGACTTGGTGGCTCGCTCGAAAGGAACCGCTGAGTCGCTCGAAGACGGCGACCTCTCGGCGAGAGTTGAGTACACAGACGACCACGAGATTCTCGACGACGAGGTGCTTGAACTAGCCGGCGCAGTCAATGCCATCGCCGAGACAACACAGACGATGGTCAGCGGGCTTGTCGACGAAATCGAGTCGCTCTCGGTGGCGGCCAACCGCATCGCCGACAGCGCCGTCGAAGCGAACGAGGAAATCATCGAACAAAACGACTCGCTACGCTCGATAAACGACGAGATGCAGAACCTCAGTGCGACGATGGAGGAGGTCGCCGCCAGTTCCGACCAGGTCGCGACCGCCGCCAACCGTGCCGAGGAGGCAGCCGTCGAGGGTGCCGACGCCGGCGAGAGCGCACGCGCAGAGATGGACGCTGTCGTCGACACCATCGACGACCTCGTCGAGACCGTCGAGCGGCTCGAATCGCGGATGGACGCCGTCGACGAGGTCATCGAGGTCATCGCCGACATCGCCGACGAGACGAACATTCTCGCGCTGAATGCCTCTATCGAGGCCGCACGCGCAGACGAGGGCGGCGACGGCTTCGAGGTCGTCGCCGAGGAGGTCAAGGCGCTTGCCGAGGAGACAAAGGACAACGCCGAGGAGATATCGGACCGCATCGTCGAGATTCAAGAACAGACCAGCGAAACGGTTGACCGAACCGAGGAGACAAACGAGCGCGTCAGAGGTGCAAGCGAGGAAATCGAGGCGATGCTCGACTCGCTCGATGACATCGTCTCCGCCGCACAGGAGGCCGCTGACGGTATCACAGAAGTCGCCGAAGTCAACGACGAC from Natronomonas pharaonis DSM 2160 includes the following:
- a CDS encoding methyl-accepting chemotaxis protein, which translates into the protein MTGLRDLFFSTLGTTGGTETTDDGTDTPTDDIDVPIDEQNGDETTLGGRQSADEDLDIAATALLDTLPQPAFIVDTNHRVAGWNREMEVLTGIEREAVLGTDDTSELFRDDRTETLADAVINDPDNADETFGAERSGRDQRAYEVEQELENADGETLHVHSVATPIFQSGSLQGVVQLLQDNTEVIRRREAMADLVARSKGTAESLEDGDLSARVEYTDDHEILDDEVLELAGAVNAIAETTQTMVSGLVDEIESLSVAANRIADSAVEANEEIIEQNDSLRSINDEMQNLSATMEEVAASSDQVATAANRAEEAAVEGADAGESARAEMDAVVDTIDDLVETVERLESRMDAVDEVIEVIADIADETNILALNASIEAARADEGGDGFEVVAEEVKALAEETKDNAEEISDRIVEIQEQTSETVDRTEETNERVRGASEEIEAMLDSLDDIVSAAQEAADGITEVAEVNDDQAASVEEITSTTEELNNRADEIETQIESITSLTEEQRDDIDDMVAHLNELAAGQAADAVDEA
- a CDS encoding universal stress protein, whose translation is MDVDTVLVPVDGSETAMDAVEYAVEIADRYGAGVHALYLVGENAAAEMEAGAVDATDIATRGEQIMASVRAIAGTVPVDHSSACGFSTCRLSQHPGSVILDVAEMLAVDFVVVPRQPVTGDEEAVIEKAAEYVIAYASQPVLSV
- a CDS encoding GNAT family N-acetyltransferase, coding for MTREYPTEIAGPYEAPPRETEDRDERRIEVRRYDDEFERLIDMYRAFDPEDRAQGIPPANESAIRNWLEQLLGDDDNPGINVIAWHDDEPIGHAMLIPDRHGAYELAIFVLHEYQGSGIGTELIQALLGAGREEGVERVWLTVERWNTPATALYRKVGFESTGDGGFEIEMAARLVDE
- a CDS encoding RNA-guided endonuclease InsQ/TnpB family protein, with protein sequence MNYNYRYRLKPTESQCETLDYHRDTCRQLYNHALYRFSQIPESEGTVKQRVRTIRDELPDLKDWWDALTDIYSKVLQPTVMRIAKNIKALGQLKEQGYKVGELRWKSPREFRSFTYNQSGFELDKKGGQTVLSLSKLADIPIELHRPLPDDATVKQVTLKKEKAGEWFAIFGMEMDAEPPAKPPLEDINIDEMVGIDVGILKYAHDTDGTAVESLDLSEERDRLEREQRKLSRKEHGSNNWENQRRRVAECHLQIKRKQRDFLHKLSNYYAREYELVAVEDLDVKDMLESPRNSRNTASAAWNTFTDMLEAKCEREGTHFVEVEPEGTTKECAQCGVETEKPLWVREHSCPACGFEADRDANAAWNILFRGLTDLGVGHSEGTPVETALPTDTHSVSAKRVVEAGSPTLSERVSASRVG
- a CDS encoding universal stress protein, producing MKVLLGIGGSDDSLLALEKAVDRAREAGDELTIAIVENPDSDRSPESIRDRVKSVLDESGFDAEVRMVSGHPGSQLLELAEREDFDRIALGGGETSPLGKVQLGSIAEFVLLNARTTVTLIR